CGTCGTCCGCGTCACCACCCCGTCGAACACCGCGTCCTGCGGGAGCGCGGCCGCCCAGACGAACGTGTCGAACCCGCGCAGCGCCTCGACCGCGTCCGCGACCGAATCCGCGCCGCCGGTGACGCACACGCCCTGTCGGTCGCTCGTCGTCTCCACTGAGACGTCCGCCGCCGCCGTCGGAAACTCGCCGTCGAACCGCTCCCGAATCGGCGGCGACGCCTGCACCACCGCGTGCCCCGCGCCCCGCAACCGCGCCGTCCCCGCCGTCGCGTAGATGCCGCGAACGCGCGCTCTCACAGTGCCTCCCGCGACGCCGCGAACCGAACCCGGTCGTGCACCGTCGCCCCCAGCGACAACTCCACGAGCACGGGCGGCGCGTCCGTCGCGTCCGCGTCATTCCCGTCCTCCGCTTCGCGGCGCGCGGCTCGCGTGTCGCTTGCCCTCCCGCTCGCTCTGTCCGCGTCCTCCGCGGAGCGGAGGACGCGTGCGCCTTCCACGTACGCGCCCCACGTCTCGAATCGGAGGAAGCCGCGAATGTCCTGGCTGTGCGTGAAGAGGTCGCAGTAGTCGACGTCGTGTTCGGGGCGGTCGTGTTTCGCGTGCGTGAGGTCCATGTCGGAGTAGACGACGTCGTGTGCGTCGAAGAACGACTCGACGGCGTCCGCGGTCTCGCGGGCGTCGGCCGCGACCGCGTCCTCGATGCGTCGCAGGTCGTCGCGCGTGAGACCGGCGTCGCGGAGGTGTTCGCGTGTCCGCGCGTCGAACAACATTGGCGGTGCTTCGAGCGGGACCACTAAAACGTCGGCGTCTATCCGCGTCGGTGGAGAATCAGTCGTCGGCGGGCGTCGGCTCGGCGGTGTCGCCGCCGTCAGCGGCGACGCGTCGGTCGTCTCGGTCGTTCGCGTTCTCCGCGGGCGGCGCGGTGTACAGCAGGCCTCGGCTCGGACTTCGTGTCATACGATACCACGAGTGGCTCCACTACTTGAACCCCACCATTTAGGCATATTAACACGTAGGTATTTCCCCGGTTGTGTGAAGAACCAAGTCGGTGGCCCGAGAAGCCGGCGTATGCCAGACAGCCCGGACGCCTACGACCCCGTGCGTCGCGCCGCCGCCGACGACGCCGACCTCTACGACGTCGCCGACTGGGAGGACCGTTCGATAGTCGACCACGTCGCCACCCGCCTCCACGCCTTCCTCACGACGAACGTCGAATACATCCTCGCCGTCGTCGCCGTCCTCATCCTCGCCGCGCAGTTCGCCATCGTCGGCGTCGCCGCCGTCAGCAACCCCTTCATCGCCGTCTTCACGGTCCTCTCCG
This portion of the Halocalculus aciditolerans genome encodes:
- a CDS encoding DUF7532 family protein gives rise to the protein MLFDARTREHLRDAGLTRDDLRRIEDAVAADARETADAVESFFDAHDVVYSDMDLTHAKHDRPEHDVDYCDLFTHSQDIRGFLRFETWGAYVEGARVLRSAEDADRASGRASDTRAARREAEDGNDADATDAPPVLVELSLGATVHDRVRFAASREAL